DNA from Ziziphus jujuba cultivar Dongzao chromosome 2, ASM3175591v1:
ctgatgatgctctgtatactgtttgaacgtttatttatttaattgtgcacTGGTTCCCTATCATTTATGTGAAGTCCTGCAAACTTGTGATAATACTTGTagcaaggtgggaggaataaggtagtgtatatagaagtgtgttttctgtgcaggaaaattgtggtaagtccaacccttaggaaatgttctgtcggattttccattggaaggtctggtaaggttttcctgggatcacgACTTGTCTAAGGTtcgatgaggaattttagacgagTCCTGACATAAGCTCTGTTTATTATCTAGCTGAATCAAGTTTGAAGATATAGACTTGACTAAATTGGCAGAATTGAACATATAGGTGAGCTTATGTTGGATGCGAATTGgtctttttcaaggaaattccAATAGAAGTCATGAAGGTGTGAACTTGACTAAACTAACATGATGATTGATAGGAATTTATTGCGTCCTTTCTAAGAGTTGCAACTTTTGAAAGAAATGGTTGCATCGTCTCACATCAGCAACCAATTAAAATAGACATGATaccaatttcaaatataatttttcttgataAATACATAAGGTAAGATACATGAAGTTCgattttgaataattaatacaaatttatGGCGTCCTTCCTAAATAttgcaatttaaaaaataaaaaaaatggttacaTCATTCTACATCagcaattaattaaaatagtcaTGTAGAGATTCTCTATACCCACATGCTAAAAATCTTCACAAAATTATTACTATATTTTCAAAACACGTTTGTGGCAGGAAGTGATACAACCTCAGCAACTGTGGAATGGGCAATGACCGAGCTCCTGAAAGATGAAAGCAAAATGAAGAAAGCCCAAGATGAGGTAAGAAGGGTAATAGGAAAAAAGTCAACGATAGAAGTGAATGATATATGCAAAATGGATTACTTGAAATGTGTGGTGAAAGAAACTCTAACTGAAAATGCGAAACTGGGAGGCTATGATATTCCTTCTAAAACTAGAGTCCTAATCAATGTTTGGGCGATCTATAGGGACGGGATAGACCAGAAGAGTTTGCGTCAGAAAGATTTGAGTAAGACCCAATTGAATATGTAGACCAAGATTTCAAATTCAttccttttgtttttgggaGAAGAGGATGCCCTGGTTCGACATTTGGAGTGTTTGCGGTTATGTGATAGCCAACTTTTTATAACCGTTTGATTGGAAGCTTTCAGCCTGAAAATGTAGAAGAGGTTTTGGACATGAATGGAGTTGCTGGACTCACCGTTTATAAGAAAATCCCTCTTCTTCTTGCACCGTTTCCATATTCCCCTGCTGCTTgatctatttatttaaagattCTTTATCTCATTCTTCAATATGTAAATGGAGTGCTTACTTTGATGTTTTCGTATAAAGGATTTTATATGTTCATTCATATTTACAATACAAGTGTGTAATTAATATTCGAGTACGCAAataaaactttctttttttttcttttttttttttgggttgaaaaatatgtatatttcctcatattgctatttatattttggtgtAAATATATGGCTTGTTGATATCGAATATAATTTTAAGGGACACTAGGAGAAATAAATAGGTGCACTCGGTATACTGAGCTGTATTCTCTTACATGGTACACGTATCTTATTAATTATATGATATAATGCCATGTGTAGcactttataaaatataaccaaatgtCCAGATTACAAAAAGTTAGTGGGTCGTCTGGTGTCGGCACGGCCCATTTAAACATTGATCCATTTGTACTTGtataaaataaactaacaaaCAACTTAATttcactataaaattttattttataatttattagataattaatatttatataaaagagaaaaatgtatAATTATCTAATGAcataacttttaaacaaaaaaaaatctctaaataaataaaaatatgacagaaaacaatttaaaaaaatttaaatcgatattatattgattaatttgaaaacattaacaaaataataaaaaatataagttaattaatataataatatatatatgtagttttaTAATACGGTCCGTCGGCATACGTATTCACATAAaaaccaatatttaaaaaaaaaaaaaacgttagttttgttctatatatataatagtaaaatatattttttaatatttttttaaaaaatatcgtTTTTGATGTGGTTTGTATGCAGACGGTCGGCACCATAATTCCATCATacgtatatattattattattggtgtcGACAAATATTATGGGCCCTTGTCATGTCTATACATCGTAAACTTGTGTAACGCTTAGACCAACTTAGGTTTCTAAAGCGGTATCAAATCTCGTTTCTATCTCTCCTCCGAAAATTGCAGCAAAACTATACCTTCCATGTTCTAATAATCTTTCAGGGAGCGAAGGATCTGTGAAGGCATGTGAGCATGGTAAGGAAGAaggacaaaaaataataaataaataaaagttggaCAATTGCGTTTCGTGTTGAGTTAATctcattaatataaaattacatcATCATACGCATGGtagttttttttgggttaagtaCTACGTATACAACTCAATACACGTGTAGtgtctaataaattttttttttcccctctaaaGAAGgaccaaattaataaataaattagggtttaattatttaataaatagagAATTAAACACGCATAACCAAATTAaggatttaaataaataaagttattgttattaattaatttgaggGAGGcgttaataattttaattaaatttatcttcACTTAAATGgaaggtatgtatatatatttttttgaataatttaccTAATGTACAAGCTATCCAAAATTCTTCCTTCTCATGACCCGAACTTGTACATTCACAGGCATAAGTAAAAATGCTCTACCAATGTAGCTACCCACTTTGtcagaatgtatatatatatattgattacatCTTAAATGTATATTCTTCCCACACCTAAAAATTTTAGTGGTTTCTAATATTagatctatttttttattatattattattttcttattattgtgTAGTTTGCGTGTTAAAATTTTACTTCTCCACATAGGATCatgctttttatctttttttattttatgtttttttggggACATGGAATCATACACTGAGCTAATAATTAATATTGGCCAGCTAGAAGTATCATGAATAAAACACACTGGCCTTATAATCTTATTAAGTAATTACGGTAAAACGTGTGGAAAAC
Protein-coding regions in this window:
- the LOC107418285 gene encoding phenylacetaldehyde oxime monooxygenase CYP71AN24, with product MVINLSELLIATLSNTVLRCILGRKFQENDSRSLFGEISKRVMIRFGSFSFGVWRFLSLVEVGGSIGLIAKSKATFRELDVLLEPVIEEHKVRSSEEFSSDEKKDFMDILLQLQKDVLLDMEPTNVNIKAILLVSLCWMRIGLFQGNSNRSHEGSDTTSATVEWAMTELLKDESKMKKAQDEVRRVIGKKSTIEVNDICKMDYLKCVVKETLTENAKLGGYDIPSKTRVLINVWAIYRDGIDQKSLRQKDLSKTQLNIFQPENVEEVLDMNGVAGLTVYKKIPLLLAPFPYSPAA